A part of Paenibacillus sp. sptzw28 genomic DNA contains:
- a CDS encoding ABC transporter substrate-binding protein codes for MRNKFMIFLSVITVLALVLSGCSGSGSNSGNGGGDTNGSTSGDAGGSGGKVKLTAIMVKHPLTKPLAQMEWLKKAEDAAGVEIEWQEITADWGQKKGTMLASGDIPDLFVGANVITDADFAQFSGLFQDLTELLPKAPNVQAMFEEKPETKVIATQPDGKIYGLPKYQRFWPASATRQYINQKWLDNLGLKMPTTWDELYDVLVAFKEKDANGNGDPNDEIPMDWPGGIGGYFNPAVLLGSEGITLTDGSGNGYFVEDGKVKNFLIDERYKNLVVFLNKLYKAGLINPEVFTHDYTKYQSVARGTGDTAKVGFTWGWVASDRFGEQLAPQYTSMSPLTVDSTTKASWSYDYNSLNYGSNMVVMSAKTKNKEAAIRFINELYNPKVSMQVLFGSIGPNIKDNGDGTYSVLPPSDPKMDPGTWKWTSTMADAGPMYIADSLNLKLGKDMQEVLTQSEPLKNALEVDPKKDVFPGMFIKYTTQDNNTMSLNNTNVMNLANTRFAKWVIKGGVESEWDNYVKENQKAGLEQNIEIMQKYYDDYMSKN; via the coding sequence ATGCGTAATAAGTTCATGATTTTCTTGTCGGTGATTACGGTATTGGCACTTGTACTCTCCGGATGCAGCGGTTCCGGCTCCAATTCCGGCAACGGCGGCGGGGATACGAACGGATCCACTTCGGGGGATGCAGGCGGCAGCGGCGGTAAAGTTAAATTAACGGCTATCATGGTCAAGCACCCTCTCACGAAACCGCTCGCACAAATGGAATGGCTGAAGAAAGCGGAGGATGCCGCAGGTGTTGAAATCGAGTGGCAGGAGATTACCGCCGACTGGGGACAGAAGAAAGGTACAATGCTTGCCAGCGGCGATATTCCGGATTTGTTTGTCGGAGCCAATGTTATTACGGACGCTGATTTTGCACAATTCTCAGGTCTGTTCCAGGATTTGACCGAATTGCTGCCGAAGGCTCCGAATGTCCAGGCGATGTTCGAAGAGAAGCCGGAAACGAAAGTTATTGCAACGCAGCCGGACGGAAAAATTTACGGCCTGCCCAAATACCAAAGATTCTGGCCTGCCTCTGCAACAAGACAATACATTAATCAAAAGTGGCTGGACAATCTGGGGTTAAAGATGCCCACAACCTGGGATGAATTATATGATGTACTCGTCGCTTTTAAAGAAAAGGACGCTAACGGAAACGGCGATCCGAACGATGAGATCCCGATGGATTGGCCTGGCGGCATTGGAGGATACTTCAATCCGGCCGTTCTACTCGGGAGCGAGGGTATTACTTTAACGGATGGAAGCGGCAATGGTTATTTTGTTGAAGACGGTAAAGTGAAGAACTTCCTGATCGACGAGCGCTATAAAAATCTGGTTGTCTTCCTAAACAAACTGTATAAAGCCGGTTTGATCAACCCTGAAGTATTTACTCATGATTACACGAAATACCAATCAGTCGCCCGCGGAACGGGAGATACGGCGAAGGTCGGCTTTACGTGGGGCTGGGTAGCATCGGACAGATTCGGCGAGCAGCTTGCACCGCAATATACGTCGATGTCGCCGTTAACGGTCGATTCTACGACGAAAGCTTCCTGGAGCTATGATTACAATTCATTAAATTATGGTTCCAACATGGTTGTCATGTCGGCCAAAACGAAAAATAAAGAAGCTGCCATAAGATTTATCAATGAATTGTATAACCCTAAAGTGAGCATGCAGGTGTTATTCGGTTCAATCGGCCCGAACATTAAGGATAATGGAGACGGCACTTACAGTGTACTGCCGCCGAGTGATCCGAAGATGGATCCGGGAACATGGAAGTGGACATCAACAATGGCTGATGCAGGACCTATGTATATTGCCGATTCGTTAAATTTGAAGCTGGGCAAAGATATGCAGGAGGTTCTCACGCAGTCGGAACCGCTGAAGAACGCTTTGGAGGTAGACCCGAAGAAAGATGTATTCCCGGGCATGTTCATCAAGTATACGACTCAGGACAACAACACAATGAGCCTTAACAACACGAACGTGATGAATCTGGCCAATACCAGATTTGCGAAGTGGGTCATTAAAGGCGGAGTTGAATCCGAGTGGGACAACTATGTGAAAGAGAATCAAAAAGCCGGCTTGGAACAAAACATTGAAATCATGCAAAAATACTACGACGACTACATGAGCAAAAATTAA